A genomic window from Streptomyces sp. WMMC940 includes:
- a CDS encoding MFS transporter yields MASTSHDVPIAAGSRDLPALRRRITPVLIASQILGGLGVATGIALAAVLAQQISGSEALSGLAPTATVTGTALLSVPLAALMTARGRRPGLVLAYVIGSAGAGVVVLASVLGNFPLLLTGMAAFGAASSANLQARFAAADLAEPTRRARAISLVVWATTIGAVLGPNIAAPAGRSVSGSGIPEAAGPFVWAAGVFLIAAVVVALLLRPDPLLTARALAPSEEGDEEERSLRAGVRAVRESAGARLALVTVAISHTAMVSIMSMTPVALSHHGAGIQLIGLVISGHIAGMYAFSPVMGVLSDRFGRLTVIGLSVGLLSCAALLAGTAGASHGRTAAGLFLLGLGWSAGLVSGSALLTDSVPGPARAAAQGLSDLTMNAAAGIGGVMAGLIVAQGGYGLLNLVGASLLLPLAALAVRRAVTRSDAAAED; encoded by the coding sequence GTGGCAAGTACCTCTCATGACGTGCCCATAGCCGCCGGCTCCAGGGACCTGCCCGCCCTGCGCCGCCGGATCACTCCGGTGCTGATCGCGAGCCAGATCCTCGGCGGTCTCGGGGTCGCGACCGGCATCGCGCTGGCCGCCGTACTGGCCCAGCAGATCAGCGGGTCGGAGGCCCTGTCGGGCCTCGCCCCCACCGCGACGGTCACCGGCACGGCACTGCTGTCCGTTCCGCTCGCCGCGCTGATGACCGCCCGCGGGCGGCGTCCCGGGCTGGTACTGGCCTATGTGATCGGGTCCGCGGGGGCCGGTGTCGTGGTACTCGCGTCGGTGCTCGGCAACTTCCCGCTCCTGCTGACGGGCATGGCGGCCTTCGGAGCCGCCTCCTCGGCGAACCTCCAGGCGCGATTCGCCGCAGCGGACCTGGCGGAGCCGACGAGACGCGCCCGCGCCATCTCCCTGGTGGTGTGGGCGACCACGATCGGGGCGGTCCTGGGACCGAACATCGCCGCACCGGCGGGCCGGAGTGTCTCCGGGTCCGGGATACCCGAGGCCGCCGGGCCGTTCGTCTGGGCGGCCGGGGTCTTCCTGATCGCGGCGGTGGTCGTCGCCCTGCTGCTGCGGCCCGATCCGCTGCTGACGGCCCGGGCACTCGCGCCGTCGGAGGAAGGGGACGAGGAGGAGAGGTCGCTGCGTGCGGGGGTCCGTGCCGTACGGGAGTCCGCCGGGGCCAGACTGGCGCTCGTCACGGTCGCGATCTCGCACACCGCAATGGTGTCGATCATGTCGATGACCCCCGTCGCGCTGAGCCACCACGGCGCGGGGATCCAACTGATCGGCCTGGTCATCAGCGGCCACATCGCCGGTATGTACGCGTTCTCGCCGGTGATGGGCGTGCTGTCCGACCGCTTCGGCAGACTGACGGTGATCGGACTCTCCGTGGGCCTGCTGTCCTGCGCCGCGCTCCTCGCGGGCACGGCGGGAGCGAGCCACGGCCGTACCGCGGCGGGTCTGTTCCTGCTCGGCCTCGGCTGGTCCGCGGGCCTGGTCTCCGGCTCCGCCCTGCTCACCGACTCCGTGCCGGGACCCGCCCGGGCGGCGGCCCAGGGCCTGTCGGACCTGACCATGAACGCGGCAGCCGGTATCGGCGGCGTCATGGCGGGGCTGATCGTGGCGCAGGGAGGCTACGGTCTGCTCAACCTCGTCGGCGCGAGTCTGCTGCTGCCGCTCGCGGCCCTCGCCGTCCGCCGCGCCGTCACCCGCAGCGACGCGGCGGCCGAGGACTGA
- a CDS encoding methylated-DNA--[protein]-cysteine S-methyltransferase, producing the protein MKSFEWTVVDSGIGPLLLAATEDGLVSVVFHAREPVRARAVGRLADRLGRRGVEDAPGSGLLAEPIRRLAEYFAGRRSEFGLPLDWSLTSGFNRQVLRELVETVPYGTVVGYGELADRVGRPGSAQAVGAAMGSNPLPLVVPCHRVVENDGGLGGFGGGLETKRKLLALEGVLPQPLF; encoded by the coding sequence ATGAAGAGCTTCGAGTGGACCGTCGTGGACTCGGGCATCGGGCCGCTGCTGCTCGCCGCGACCGAGGACGGGCTGGTGAGCGTCGTCTTCCACGCCCGGGAGCCGGTGCGGGCCAGAGCCGTCGGCCGGCTCGCGGACCGCCTGGGCCGCCGGGGGGTCGAGGACGCCCCGGGCTCGGGACTGCTGGCCGAGCCGATACGCCGGCTCGCGGAGTACTTCGCGGGGCGGCGCTCGGAGTTCGGGCTGCCGCTGGACTGGTCGCTGACGTCCGGCTTCAACCGCCAGGTACTGCGCGAGCTCGTGGAAACGGTGCCGTACGGCACGGTCGTGGGGTACGGGGAGCTGGCCGACCGGGTGGGCCGGCCCGGCTCCGCCCAGGCGGTGGGCGCGGCGATGGGGTCCAACCCCCTGCCCCTGGTGGTGCCGTGCCACCGCGTGGTGGAGAACGACGGCGGCCTGGGCGGTTTCGGCGGCGGTCTCGAGACCAAGCGGAAGCTGCTGGCGCTGGAAGGAGTCCTGCCGCAGCCGCTCTTCTGA
- a CDS encoding pseudouridine-5'-phosphate glycosidase, which translates to MPETTLMMSEEVREALAARRPVVALESTIIAHGLPRPRNLAVAEELETLVRGAGAVPATIAVLDGRAHVGLGKDELERIATDPGVRKLGHRDLAPALAAGASGATTVSATAFLAARAGIRVFATGGLGGVHREWSVTQDESADLRLLARTGITVVCAGVKSILDVPATLQRLETLGVGVLGYGTGHFPGFYLSSSGLPVDWTVRTPEEVADVMRAQDALGGPDTALIVARPVPEDEQLDPALHDRVLAEALDECRERGIGGQAVTPFLLDFLMKRTGGASLEANLAAVRGNVRLAARIAAAL; encoded by the coding sequence ATGCCCGAGACCACGCTGATGATGTCCGAAGAGGTACGGGAGGCGCTCGCCGCGCGTCGGCCCGTCGTCGCCCTGGAATCCACGATCATCGCCCACGGACTGCCGCGGCCGCGCAATCTGGCCGTCGCCGAGGAGCTCGAGACGCTGGTCAGAGGCGCCGGCGCGGTGCCGGCGACGATCGCCGTACTGGACGGCAGGGCCCATGTCGGCCTGGGCAAGGACGAGTTGGAGCGCATCGCCACGGACCCGGGGGTGCGCAAGCTCGGGCACCGCGACCTGGCACCCGCCCTCGCCGCCGGGGCCAGCGGGGCGACGACCGTGTCCGCCACGGCTTTCCTCGCGGCACGCGCCGGGATCCGGGTCTTCGCGACCGGCGGGCTCGGCGGGGTGCACCGGGAGTGGTCCGTCACCCAGGACGAGTCGGCGGACCTGCGGCTGCTCGCCAGGACCGGGATCACGGTCGTCTGCGCCGGGGTCAAGTCGATCCTCGACGTCCCGGCGACGCTGCAGCGCCTGGAGACCCTCGGGGTCGGCGTCCTCGGCTACGGCACCGGGCACTTCCCCGGGTTCTATCTGTCCTCCTCCGGCCTGCCGGTCGACTGGACGGTCCGTACCCCCGAGGAGGTGGCGGACGTGATGCGGGCACAGGACGCGCTCGGCGGGCCGGACACGGCGCTGATCGTGGCCCGGCCGGTGCCGGAGGACGAGCAGCTGGACCCGGCACTGCACGACCGTGTGCTCGCGGAGGCGCTCGACGAATGCCGGGAGCGGGGCATCGGCGGCCAGGCGGTCACACCGTTCCTGCTGGACTTCCTGATGAAACGCACGGGCGGCGCCTCGCTGGAGGCCAATCTGGCGGCGGTACGCGGCAACGTACGGCTGGCGGCGCGGATCGCGGCCGCGCTGTGA
- a CDS encoding carbohydrate kinase family protein, with the protein MRAAAGHEEPARPGAAGALLVVGDVATDVVARHAEPLTYGTDTAAEIRTLPGGAGANAACWAAHSGCADVRLLGRVGADGAEWHDTLLRNSGVRPTLIPDEEAPTATIVALVDAKAERTFLTDSGAALRLCPADWSAGLLDGVARLHLSGYLFFSEPSRELAGLALVDALERGVPVSVDPASAGFIAALGVDRFLRATAGAAVLLPNADEARLLTGLPDPGDAAAELSRHVPLAVVTLGAGGALVAESGAVTARVAPVPATAVDSTGAGDAFTGAFLAALLSGASPAAAASAGCRAGAHAVTVCGGRPPRNAGTRP; encoded by the coding sequence GTGAGAGCGGCAGCGGGCCACGAGGAACCGGCGCGGCCCGGTGCGGCCGGAGCGCTGCTGGTCGTCGGGGACGTGGCCACGGACGTGGTGGCCCGCCACGCCGAGCCGCTCACGTACGGGACCGACACCGCGGCGGAGATACGGACGCTGCCGGGCGGCGCCGGCGCCAACGCCGCCTGCTGGGCGGCCCACTCGGGCTGTGCGGACGTGCGGCTGCTCGGCCGGGTCGGCGCGGACGGCGCGGAGTGGCACGACACACTGCTGCGGAACTCCGGAGTCCGCCCGACGCTGATCCCCGACGAGGAGGCACCGACGGCCACGATCGTCGCACTGGTCGACGCGAAGGCCGAACGGACCTTCCTCACCGACAGCGGAGCGGCGCTGCGGCTGTGCCCCGCCGACTGGTCGGCGGGGCTGCTGGACGGAGTGGCCCGACTCCATCTCTCCGGGTACCTCTTCTTCTCCGAGCCCAGCCGGGAACTGGCCGGACTGGCACTCGTGGACGCGCTCGAACGGGGCGTTCCGGTGAGCGTCGACCCGGCCTCCGCCGGGTTCATCGCCGCTCTGGGCGTGGACCGCTTCCTCAGGGCGACGGCGGGCGCCGCCGTGCTGCTCCCGAACGCGGACGAGGCCCGGCTCCTCACCGGCCTCCCCGACCCCGGCGACGCCGCGGCCGAACTGAGCCGCCACGTCCCGCTGGCCGTCGTCACGCTCGGCGCGGGCGGCGCGCTCGTCGCGGAGTCGGGCGCGGTGACGGCCCGGGTCGCCCCGGTTCCGGCGACGGCGGTCGACTCCACGGGAGCGGGCGACGCCTTCACGGGCGCCTTCCTGGCCGCACTGCTGTCAGGCGCGTCCCCGGCCGCCGCGGCGTCGGCGGGATGCCGTGCCGGGGCCCACGCGGTCACGGTGTGCGGGGGCCGACCGCCGCGAAACGCGGGTACGCGGCCGTAG
- a CDS encoding cupin domain-containing protein, translated as MTTFDHSVAGPSSPSFVVHIPDAELEPEPLDPAQIVSGNPVVTGKVLWESEDGKQVRGLWQITPGVVTDTEANELFVVVSGRATVEVEGGATLEIGPGDACVLREGDRTTWTVHETLRKAYHISQ; from the coding sequence ATGACGACCTTTGATCACTCAGTTGCCGGGCCTTCTTCTCCTTCGTTCGTCGTGCACATCCCGGACGCGGAGCTGGAGCCCGAGCCCCTCGACCCGGCGCAGATCGTCTCGGGGAACCCGGTGGTGACGGGCAAGGTGCTGTGGGAGTCCGAGGACGGGAAGCAGGTACGCGGCCTCTGGCAGATCACGCCCGGCGTGGTCACCGACACCGAGGCCAACGAGCTGTTCGTCGTCGTGAGTGGACGCGCCACGGTCGAGGTCGAGGGCGGTGCCACGCTGGAGATCGGGCCGGGCGACGCCTGTGTCCTGCGGGAGGGCGACCGTACGACGTGGACCGTCCACGAGACGCTGCGCAAGGCCTACCACATCAGCCAGTGA
- a CDS encoding MHYT domain-containing protein has translation MQGTVDGFSHGLVTPVAAYLMACLGGVLGLRCTTRALRSGGVVRPGWLALGAVSIGSGIWTMHFVAMTGFAVDGVPIRYDPVITFASLGVAVVMTAIGTFVVGHRGANTMALVTGGMITGLGIATVHYLGMAGMRLSGRIEYDTPTVALSVVIAVVAATAALWAAVSVRGFLSSLGAGLVMGVAVSGMHYTGMAAVTVHVHGAASPPADGDSPLALLAPMLVGPVVFLVLAALIVVSDPALLTGGPDPRHAPAVGRAAAVGVPAQRRPSHAEPANRAAPTREARRGVQRARRP, from the coding sequence ATGCAGGGCACAGTGGACGGTTTCAGCCATGGGCTCGTCACACCCGTGGCCGCGTACCTCATGGCGTGCCTGGGGGGTGTGCTCGGGCTGCGCTGCACGACCAGGGCACTGCGGAGCGGGGGCGTCGTACGGCCGGGTTGGCTGGCGCTCGGCGCCGTCTCCATCGGTTCCGGGATCTGGACGATGCACTTCGTCGCCATGACGGGCTTCGCCGTGGACGGAGTGCCGATCCGCTACGACCCCGTGATCACCTTCGCCAGCCTCGGCGTCGCCGTCGTGATGACCGCGATCGGGACGTTCGTCGTCGGCCACCGCGGCGCGAACACGATGGCCCTGGTCACCGGAGGCATGATCACCGGCCTTGGCATCGCGACCGTGCACTACCTGGGCATGGCGGGCATGCGGCTCAGTGGGCGGATCGAGTACGACACCCCGACCGTGGCCCTGTCGGTGGTGATCGCCGTCGTGGCGGCGACGGCCGCGTTGTGGGCGGCGGTCTCGGTCCGCGGTTTCCTGTCGAGCCTCGGCGCCGGCCTGGTGATGGGTGTGGCGGTGAGCGGCATGCACTACACCGGCATGGCCGCCGTCACCGTCCATGTGCACGGTGCCGCCTCGCCGCCGGCCGACGGCGACAGCCCGCTCGCGCTCCTCGCCCCGATGCTGGTGGGGCCCGTGGTGTTCCTGGTCCTGGCGGCGTTGATCGTCGTGTCCGACCCCGCGCTCCTCACGGGCGGCCCGGACCCACGGCACGCTCCTGCCGTGGGGCGCGCGGCCGCCGTGGGCGTGCCCGCGCAGCGCCGGCCCTCCCACGCCGAGCCGGCGAACCGGGCGGCGCCCACCCGAGAGGCCCGTCGCGGCGTCCAGCGGGCCCGCAGGCCCTGA